The Nostoc sp. KVJ3 genome window below encodes:
- a CDS encoding DNA adenine methylase, with amino-acid sequence MFKSPLRYPGGKQKAIPQIAHYLPPTFKEFREPFVGGGSVFFHVLQKYPSMIYWVNDLNPELYYFWHQVKINLPELVESVWKVKKQTTDGRALFKSLAVADTSTMSPLERGVRFFVLNRISFSGTIESGGYSSASFKGRFTDSSIERLAALDGCFVNTRVSNFDYSTLLTEPGEDVFIFLDPPYLSKTQSKLYGKRGDLHTCFDHSRFAKLMSECSHKWLITYDNCEQVRHHFSFAYIYEWELQYGMNNYKQQKADKGKELFITNYPVESYNLPTIMEVV; translated from the coding sequence ATGTTTAAAAGTCCATTACGCTATCCCGGCGGTAAGCAAAAGGCAATTCCTCAGATTGCTCACTATCTACCTCCTACATTTAAGGAATTCCGTGAACCTTTCGTTGGTGGAGGTTCTGTATTTTTTCATGTTTTACAGAAGTACCCTAGTATGATTTACTGGGTCAATGATCTTAACCCAGAACTGTATTACTTTTGGCATCAGGTCAAAATTAATCTACCAGAGCTAGTGGAGTCAGTCTGGAAAGTAAAAAAACAGACAACAGATGGACGCGCCTTGTTTAAATCTCTCGCCGTCGCAGATACGAGTACCATGAGTCCACTAGAGCGGGGTGTACGGTTCTTTGTTCTTAACCGGATCAGCTTTTCAGGAACCATTGAGAGTGGCGGTTATAGTAGTGCTTCCTTCAAAGGTCGGTTTACAGACTCTTCGATTGAGCGGCTAGCAGCTTTGGATGGTTGCTTTGTTAATACCCGTGTGAGTAACTTCGACTACAGCACCCTACTTACCGAACCGGGAGAAGATGTATTTATCTTTCTAGATCCACCTTATCTCAGCAAGACTCAATCTAAGCTTTATGGTAAGAGAGGTGATTTGCATACCTGTTTTGACCATTCTCGCTTTGCCAAACTGATGTCGGAGTGTTCACACAAATGGTTGATCACTTACGATAACTGTGAACAAGTGCGGCATCACTTTTCTTTTGCCTACATTTATGAATGGGAGTTGCAATACGGGATGAACAACTACAAACAGCAGAAGGCAGACAAAGGCAAGGAACTGTTCATCACCAACTATCCTGTTGAATCATACAATTTGCCTACAATTATGGAGGTTGTGTGA
- a CDS encoding CU044_2847 family protein, with translation MSNIERLVFEEDGELYTILFESKEAPNIPEIIPPEVKDDRESYGFREESVVKIQEVHHQIRAYTKYAIGAFKNLGAAEVEEVTLKFGLKIGGKTGIPLLTEGSAESNFEIEVKCKFPNNQQNSGT, from the coding sequence ATGTCGAATATAGAACGTTTGGTTTTTGAAGAGGATGGCGAACTGTATACAATCCTCTTTGAATCGAAAGAGGCACCAAACATCCCAGAAATCATTCCACCAGAAGTTAAAGATGACAGAGAATCTTACGGATTTCGAGAAGAATCTGTGGTCAAAATCCAAGAAGTACACCATCAAATTCGAGCTTATACTAAATATGCTATTGGTGCTTTTAAAAATTTAGGTGCGGCTGAGGTTGAGGAAGTTACCCTCAAGTTTGGTTTAAAGATTGGTGGTAAAACAGGTATTCCGCTTCTAACTGAAGGCTCGGCAGAGAGTAATTTTGAGATTGAGGTAAAGTGTAAGTTTCCCAACAATCAGCAAAATAGCGGTACTTAA
- a CDS encoding tyrosine-type recombinase/integrase, translated as MKINRFGRAEILTPDQINLLFNEGFVNPRDRALFGVCLYAACRINEACTLAVKDVFGSNGVRGVLVLRSVNTKGKRDTREIQVHPKLRQYLEEYNPNRRKEFLFPGRHGLLHIHKVSADKILRDTCVRLGIEGVSTHSFRRTALTRMSDAGIPLRHIQEISGHRTLAALERYLGVTEKQKQNAISALDF; from the coding sequence ATGAAAATCAACCGGTTCGGCAGAGCAGAAATCCTTACCCCTGACCAAATCAATCTCCTATTTAACGAGGGGTTTGTCAACCCACGCGATCGCGCTCTGTTCGGCGTGTGCCTTTATGCTGCTTGCCGGATCAACGAAGCTTGCACTTTGGCAGTGAAAGATGTGTTTGGCAGCAACGGTGTCAGAGGCGTGTTGGTGCTACGGAGTGTCAACACCAAGGGCAAGCGAGACACCAGAGAAATCCAAGTACATCCCAAACTCAGGCAGTATTTAGAAGAGTACAACCCCAATCGCCGCAAGGAGTTCTTGTTTCCCGGTCGGCATGGGTTGTTACATATCCACAAGGTCAGCGCCGATAAAATTCTCAGAGATACCTGTGTGCGGCTGGGGATTGAGGGCGTTAGTACCCACAGTTTTCGGAGGACTGCGTTAACCAGGATGAGCGATGCAGGGATACCGTTGCGCCACATTCAGGAGATATCAGGGCATCGGACTTTGGCTGCTTTGGAGCGATATCTGGGGGTAACTGAGAAGCAGAAGCAAAACGCTATCTCTGCTTTGGATTTTTGA